GGGTTCGCAGAGACGTCGGCGACCCTGCCCATGACCGTCGCCACGCCCACCATGCCCCCTCAATCCGGACAAATAGGTAGAGCCGTAACCCCTGGCCACGTCCCCGCGCGGTCTTGATCGACTTCGGCACCGCTCACGCTGCGGTGGGCGGGCATTCCGGACGGCCGTCTCAGTCGCCGTCTCGTGATTCAGGCCTCCGGCCTGCGCGGGCGCGGTGGTTACGGGCTCTTTTTAAGCCGTCCGGAACACCCGCCCACCTCCGCTGCGCACACCCCCGCCGCACGGCGTTGCGACCGTAGCCGCTCACTCTCCGACCGCCCTGTGAACGCTATGCGGCTGAAGCAATCCGTACGAGACCGTTCAGAGCGGGCCGCCGTAACTGAAGCGTTACTTTCGAAAGGAGCGCACGGCGAGCACCGTAAAAAACCAGAGCTCCACCGTGCCGGTCCTTCTCACCGCACAATGCGACCGTACGTCGCGGAACTCCCAGAAACGCCAGCCACAAAACAGCCAACCGGGTCAGTTCACACCATTACGAATGGCCAGCGCGTGAAGCTCCGAGGGGACCGGGCCCGTGCCGTACCGCATCCCCGAGATCAGCGTGGACACCGAGGGTCGGCGGATCTCCTGGGGAGCGGTCCGCTCGGCGGCGAGCAACGCGGTCACCGCCCGATCCCTGCGGCCGAACTGCTCCCAGGCGCGAGCCGTGTCAACACACCAGCGAGCATGGCGCTCAGGAGTGGTGAGCAGGCGGTGGTTCACCCCACGAGCGTGATCGAGAGCGACCCCCGGCTCACCAAGGGCGGTATGGATGCCGACCCGATACACCGCGACGTTCGCGGGCGTCGGAAGCCTCCCCCGCGACATGGCCTCGGGAAGACGGCCCGCCGCCTGCTCGGCCTCCCCGATCAGATCGAGCGACTGGGCCCTCAGGCCGTTCTGGGCGCAGGAGTAGGCGGCGGTACAAAGCAACGCGGCGTACACCTGAAGCGTCTGCGGCCCGGGAGTCCCGCCATCCGCCCCCAGGTCGAGAGCAGTACGCGTGAGCATGCCGACCGCACCCTCATGACGCCCCTGGCGCCGCATGGCGATCGCCACACCCCTGGAAGCCCCGGCGATCGCGAACGGGTCACCCGAGAGGGTGGCCGTGGCCAGGGCACGGTCGGCCGCCACCCAGGCCATGCCGTCCTGATTGAGCTTGACCGCGAGCTCACTGGTCAGCATGTAGGCCTCCGCGAGACAGGCGTTCACCTGTTCCCGCTCCCGTCCTTCCACCTGGGCGAGGGTGGCCTGAGCGGTGGCCGCGACCCTGGGAAGCATGATCGACAGATCGCCGTACCGGCAGGCGTCGAATGTCGTACGCGCCACGTCCAGAGCCGCGCGCAACTCGGTCATGGCCGCCGGGGTTCCGGCGGTGTCCGTGGTGAGGAACCGCTCGAGACGCTGAGCCATCGTCGCGGCATTGGCCGCCTCCTGAGGCCCCGCGAGGAGGGCTGCCCCGGTCAGACCGGTGAGCCCGGCGAGAAACCGGCGTCGCTTCACGGCCTCATCCTCCCCTGCCAGGTGAGGTTCAACACTAACGGGCACAGCCGTAGAGCGAGGGTGTCCGTCCTGCCGGGGGGGCTCAACCGTGGCACGGTACGGTGCCCCGCCCTGCGCTCCTTTCCGGGGTGACGCTTCAGCTACGGCGCCCCGCGCCGGACGGTCCCGTACGGATCGCTTCAGCCGCACACAGGACACCGGGCGGCCGGAGAGAAAGCCACTACGGTCGCACGCCGTACGGCGAGAACTCGTGCAGCGGAGGTGGGCGGGTGTTCCGGACGGCTTAAAAAGAGCCCGCAACCATCACGCCCGCGCAGGCCGGAGGCCTGAACCACAAGACGGCGACTGAGACGGCCGTCCGGAATACCCGCCCACCGCAGCGTGAACGGCGACGAAACCCACCGCAGCGCGAACGGTCACAGAACCCACCGCAACGCGAACAGCCACAGAACCCACCGCAACGCGAACGGTCACGGAGCCTGCACAAGTGATGAAACCCACCACCGCGTGAACAGGCCATGGAACCGCCGCAGTGACAAAACCCGCGCGAAAGCACAACCAAGACGATCCGGCACGGTCCAAACGAGACCGTGCCGGATCAGGGTCAGGCGGCCGTGGCCATCTTCCGCAGCCGGGCCAGAGCGTCACGCTCGATCCGGCGGGCGCGGTCGCGGCCGATGCCGTAGCGCTCGCCGACCTCGGTCAGCGTGTGCTCGCGGCCGTCCATCAGGCCGTAGCGCCAGCGGAGCATCTCGCGGGTCTGCCCCTCAAGCCCGGTCAGCCACTCCTCCAGACGCTCGCGCTCCAGGATGTCCATCGCCTGCTGCTCGGGATCGGCCCACGTGTCGTCGGCGATCATGTCGCCGAGCTCGGTCTCGTCCTCGTCGCCCACGCCCAGTTGCAGCGAGACGGGGTCGGAGGCCCAGCGGCGGAGCTCACGGACCCGCTCGATGGGGAGTTCGAGCACCGCCGCCAGATCGGCGTCGGTCGGCTCCTGGTCGGACTCGGCCAGCATGTCGCGGCGGACCCGCATCAGCCTGGTCATCTGCTCGCCCGCGTGGGTGGGCAGGCGCACCGGCCGGGCCTGCTCGTGGATGGCGCGCCCCACCGACTGCCTGATCCACCACGTGGCGTATGTCGAGAACTTGTAACCGCGTCGGTAGTCGAACTTCTCGACCGCGCGGACCAGCCCCAGGTTTCCCTCCTGGACCAGATCGATCAGCGGCATTCCCCGCCCGGAATATTTGCGCGCGACGGCCACCACAAGACGTAGATTGGCCTGGATGAATTCGTCTTTGGCCCTCCGTCCGGAAACGGCCAGTCGTTCAAGCTCCTCGTCGGCCGCGTCCGCGATCCGCGGCTCCGTCAACCCGCCCAATCCACCGTCCAGCAACTGCTCCGCGAAAAGACCCGCCTCGATCCGCTTGGCGAGCTCGACCTCTTCCTCCGCGGTGAGCAGGGGCACCCGTCCGATCTCTGCCAGGTAGGTCCCCAGCAGGTCTCGATCAGAGACGTGCTGATCCTGCGTCCGATTCCCCGTCGGCCTTGCCATCCGATGGCACCTCGCTCCGCCTGCTTATGACGTGTCCACCCGCTCGCTCAACGCCCCGTGCGCGCAGACACATCGCTTGTCTTTTCAACGGATGGATCAGGGCAAAGATTCCCTCAAGAAGTACGCCTGGAGAATGGTTTTGGATTTCCTCCTCAAGGAGGATGTTTCCCTGCGCCACGACACGGCCCACAACTAACCCCTGCAAAGGGGCTCAAACCAGGCGGCGTCCCTCCTTCCACACCTGTGTCACCAGCGGCACCCCCGGCCGGTAGGCGAGATGGACGTACGTGGGTGTGTCGAGAATCACCAGATCCCCGCTGCTGCCCACCCGCAGCGTGCCGACGTCCCCGCGACGCAGCGCCTTGGCACCGCCGTACGTGGCGGCCCTGATCGCCTCCAGCGGCGTCATCCGCATCTCACGGACCGCCAGCGCCACGCAGAACGGCATGGAGGAGGTGAAGGAGGAGCCCGGGTTGCAGTCGGTGGCCAGCGCGACCGTCACCCCGGCGTCCAGCAGGCGGCGGGCGTCCGGGTAGGGCGAGCGGGTGGAGAACTCCGCGCCCGGCAGCAGGGTGGCCACCACCCCCGACGACGACAGCGCCGAGACGTCGTCGTCGGTCAGGTGGGTGCAGTGGTCGGCGGAGGCCGCGCCCACCTCGGCGGCGATCCGCACCCCGGGCCCCTCGCCCAGCTGGTTGGCGTGGATCCGCGGCAGCAGCCCCGCCTTCATCCCGGCGAGGAGGATCTCCCTGCTCTGGTCGGCGTCGAAGGCTCCGCGCTCGCAGAACACGTCGACCCACCGGGCGTGCGGCGCGCAGGCCTCCAGCATCTCCCCGGTGACGGTGCGGACGTACTCGTCGGCCGAGGAGGCGTCAGGGGGTACGACGTGCGCGCCCAGGTAGGTGGTCTCCCGGGTGAACCCCCGCGCGATCTCCAGTGACCGGCGCTCGTCCTCGACCGTGAGGCCGTAGCCGCTCTTGATCTCGACCGTGGTCGTCCCCTGGGCGAGCATCTCGGCGACCAGGCCGGCGGTGCGCGTCACGAGCTCGGCGTCGGAGGCGGCGCGGGTGGCCGACACCGTCGTGCGGATGCCTCCCGCCGTGTACGGGCGGCCCGCCATGCGGGCGGCGAACTCGGCCGTGCGGTCGCCCGCGAAGACGAGGTGGGCGTGGCTGTCGACGAAGCCGGGGATGACGCATCGCCCGTCCACGTCCACCCGTTCGTCGGCGTGCGGAGCCGCGCCGGCGGGTCCCACCCACACCACCTCTCCGCCCTCGACCACCAGCGCCGCGTTCTCGATCTCCTCCCGGGCCGGGTCGCCCGTGTAAAGCAGGCCGATGCGGTCGAAAAGGGTGCTCGTCGCCGGCCGGTCCTCGCTCGTCATACCGACCTCTCCTCTCGCGCCTCGGCGACCGCCTCGCCGAGCATGGTGCCCACGTCGCCGAGGGCGTGCCTGCCGTCGACGACCACGTGTCGCCCGCCCGACACCACGGAGTGCACGTCGGCGGCCGTGGCGGCGAAGAGCACGGTCTCGGCCAGGTGCGCCGGGGAGGCTCCGGCCGTACGGACCGAGTCGAGGCGCACCGACACCAGGTCCGCCCACGCACCGGGGACGAGCATGCCCGCGTCGGCGAAGCCGAGCGAGTCGTGCCCCGCGACCGTGGCGGCGTTCAGGAGTTCGGCGGCCGACCAGTGGCCGCGCCGCTCGGTGGCCAGCCGCTCGTCCAGCTCGACCGCGCGGGCCTCCTCGAACAGGTCGATGACCGCGTGACTGTCTGAGCCGAGCGTGATGGGCGTGCCCGCCTCGAACAGTCTCCTGGCCGGTCCGATGCCGTCGGCGAGGTCGCGCTCGGTCGTCGGGCACATGCACACGCGCGTGCCGGAGGCACCGAGCAGCGCGACGTCCACGTCCGACAGGTGGGTGGCGTGTACGGCGGTCGAGCGGGGGCCGAGCGCGCCGTGCGCGTCCAGCAGCTGGACCGGGGTCGCGGCGTAGGCCTCCACGCAGGCGGCGTTCTCCGCGCGCTGCTCGGAGACGTGGGCGTGCAGCGGGACCGCGTGGTGCCGGGAGAACTCGGCGACCACGGGGATGTGCTCCGCCCTGACCGCGCGGACCGAGTGCACGGCCACGCCGATCTCCACATCCGGCTCGCCCTGGTAGCCGGCCACGAGCATCTCCGCCCGCGCGGCCCACCCGTCGGCGTCCCTGTCGCCGAACCGTCGCTGCACGCCGCTCAGCGGGGTGCCGACACCGCCGGTCAGGTAGCAGGCGTCCAGCAGCGCGATGCGCAGCCCCGCCTCCCGCGCGGCCTGGACGAGCGCGTGTCCCATGGCGTTCGGGTCGTCGTACGGCCTGCCGTCCGGCCCGTGGTGCAGGTAGTGGAACTCCCCCACGCAGGTGATCCCGG
This region of Streptosporangium sp. NBC_01495 genomic DNA includes:
- a CDS encoding sigma-70 family RNA polymerase sigma factor, which produces MARPTGNRTQDQHVSDRDLLGTYLAEIGRVPLLTAEEEVELAKRIEAGLFAEQLLDGGLGGLTEPRIADAADEELERLAVSGRRAKDEFIQANLRLVVAVARKYSGRGMPLIDLVQEGNLGLVRAVEKFDYRRGYKFSTYATWWIRQSVGRAIHEQARPVRLPTHAGEQMTRLMRVRRDMLAESDQEPTDADLAAVLELPIERVRELRRWASDPVSLQLGVGDEDETELGDMIADDTWADPEQQAMDILERERLEEWLTGLEGQTREMLRWRYGLMDGREHTLTEVGERYGIGRDRARRIERDALARLRKMATAA
- the hutI gene encoding imidazolonepropionase; its protein translation is MTSEDRPATSTLFDRIGLLYTGDPAREEIENAALVVEGGEVVWVGPAGAAPHADERVDVDGRCVIPGFVDSHAHLVFAGDRTAEFAARMAGRPYTAGGIRTTVSATRAASDAELVTRTAGLVAEMLAQGTTTVEIKSGYGLTVEDERRSLEIARGFTRETTYLGAHVVPPDASSADEYVRTVTGEMLEACAPHARWVDVFCERGAFDADQSREILLAGMKAGLLPRIHANQLGEGPGVRIAAEVGAASADHCTHLTDDDVSALSSSGVVATLLPGAEFSTRSPYPDARRLLDAGVTVALATDCNPGSSFTSSMPFCVALAVREMRMTPLEAIRAATYGGAKALRRGDVGTLRVGSSGDLVILDTPTYVHLAYRPGVPLVTQVWKEGRRLV
- a CDS encoding formimidoylglutamate deiminase; translated protein: MRELSYWCELAWLPPGEVVAGVLVRVRDTLIAEIVTGVAAPPGGAVRLAGLTLPGLANAHSHAFHRALRGVTQREKGSFWTWREQMYGVAGTLDPDSYLRLARATFAEMSLAGITCVGEFHYLHHGPDGRPYDDPNAMGHALVQAAREAGLRIALLDACYLTGGVGTPLSGVQRRFGDRDADGWAARAEMLVAGYQGEPDVEIGVAVHSVRAVRAEHIPVVAEFSRHHAVPLHAHVSEQRAENAACVEAYAATPVQLLDAHGALGPRSTAVHATHLSDVDVALLGASGTRVCMCPTTERDLADGIGPARRLFEAGTPITLGSDSHAVIDLFEEARAVELDERLATERRGHWSAAELLNAATVAGHDSLGFADAGMLVPGAWADLVSVRLDSVRTAGASPAHLAETVLFAATAADVHSVVSGGRHVVVDGRHALGDVGTMLGEAVAEAREERSV